The genomic region GGCCTCGTCATTGAGTCCGGCGAGCCGCGTGAGATCGCGCACTTCTCGCTCCTGTTCGGCTACGGCGCCGTAGCAATCAACCCGTACCTGGCCTACGAGACGCTGGCACAGATGGTCGCTGGCGACCAGTTCCTGCAGAACGTCGACTACGCGACCGCCGAGGCGAACTTCAACAAGGCGATCAGCAAGGGCGTTGTGAAGGTCATGTCCAAGATGGGCATCTCCACCCTGCAGAGTTATCGCGGCGCGCAGATATTCGAGGCGGTCGGCCTCTCCAATGATTTCGTCAACAAGTACTTTGCCTGGACCGTCTCCCGCATCGGCGGCGTGGGCATTGAGCATATCGAGGAAGAGAGCCGGACGCGGCATGCCTATGCGTACCTGGACCGCAAGGTCAAGGGCAACCCGGAGCTCAAGGTCGGCGGGCAGTACCAGTGGCGCAACGAAGGGGAGTACCACATGTGGAACCCCGACACCATCGCCACGCTGCAGTTCGCCGCGAGGACGAACAACCCGAAGACGTTCAAAGAGTTCAGCGACTTCGTCGACAACCAGAACAGGAGCCTGTGCACGATACGCGGACTGCTTGACTTCAAGAAGGCCGAGAAGCCTGTCGCCCTCGAAGAGGTTGAGCCGGCGAAGGAGATTGTGAAGCGGTTCGCCACCGGCGCGGCGTCGCTCGGCTCCATCAGCCGCGAGGCGCACGAGACGATGGCTATAGCGATGAACCGCGTCGGCGGGCGCAGCAACACCGGAGAGGGCGGCGAGGACTTTCACCGATATACCAAGGACGCCAACGGCGACTCCCGCAGCAGCGCGATCAAGCAGGTGGCCTCCGGCCGCTTCGGCGTGACCGCCAACTACCTGGCCAACGCGACCGACCTGCAGATCAAGATGGCGCAGGGCTCCAAGCCCGGCGAGGGCGGCCAGCTTCCCGGCCACAAGGTGGACGAGTACATCGGCTGGGTGCGCAACTCCACCCCGGGCGTCGAGCTCATATCGCCGCCTCCGCACCACGACATCTACTCAATTGAGGACCTGGCGCAGCTCATCTTCGACCTGAAGAACTCGAACCCGGCCGCGCGCATCCACGTGAAGCTCGTCTCCGAGGCGGGCGTGGGCACCATCGCGGCGGGCGTTGCCAAGGGCCACGGCGACGTGGTGCTCATCAGCGGCGACTCGGGCGGCACTGGAGCGTCCCCGGAATCTTCAATCAAGAACGCCGGCCTGCCGTGGGAGCTCGGCGTCGCCGAAGCCCAGCAGGTGTTGGTAATGAACGACCTCCGCGGCCGCATCGTCGTCCAGACGGACGGCCAGCTCAAGACGGGCCGCGACGTTGCGGTGGCGTGCCTGCTCGGGGCGGAGGAGTTCGGCTTCGCAACCGCGCCGCTCATCGTTATGGGCTGCATCATGCTTCGCAAGTGCCACCTGAACACCTGCTCCGTCGGCATCGCCACCCAGGACCCGGCGCTGCGCAAGAAGTTCGCGGGACAGCCCGAGCACGTCATCAACTACTTCTTCTTCGTCGCCGAGCAGCTCCGCCAGGTGATGGCCGAGATGGGCTTCCGCACGGTGGATGAGATGGTCGGGCGCGTCGACAGGCTGGACACAAAGCGCGCCATCGAGCACTGGAAGGCGAAGGGGCTGGACTTCTCCGGCCTGCTGCACATGCCGAAGGTGCCGAAGGGCGTGGCAACGCACCACAAGCAGGACCAGGACCACGGCATGTGGAAGGTCCTCGACCGCAAGCTGATCGAGAGGTCGAAGCAGGCCATCGAACACAAGCAGCAGGTGTCCTTCGATCTGCCGATCCGCAACGCCAACCGCTCCACCGGCACGATGCTGAGCTACGAGATAGCCAAGCGCTACGGCGAGGAGGGGCTGCCCGAGGACACGATCAAGATCAGGTTCAAGGGCTCCGCCGGTCAGAGCTTCGCGGCGTTCCTGGCAAAGGGCGTCACCTTCCACCTTGAGGGTGACGGCAACGACTACTTCTGCAAGGGCCTCTCCGGCGGCAAGGTGATAGTCACGCCTAAGACAGGCTCACACCTGCAGGCCGACAGGAACGTTATCGCAGGCAACGTGGCGCTGTACGGCGCCACCGGCGGCAAAGCATTCATCCACGGCGTCGTGGGCGAGCGCTTCGCGGTCCGCAGCAGCGGCGCGGAGGCGGTCGTAGAGGCCGTCGGCGACCACGGGTGCGAGTACATGACCCGCGGCCGCGTGGTGGTGCTCGGACCCACGGGCCGCAACTTCGCTGCAGGCATGAGCGGAGGCGAGGCATACGTGCTGAACGAGTCGGGCCGGTTCGAGTCGCTGTGCAACACGGAGATGGTGGACCTTGAGCCAGTCACCGCTCCTGAGGATATCGAGACGCTGCGCTCGCTTGTATACGAGCACTTCTGCCACACAGGCAGCGCGACAGCCAAGCGCGTGCTGGACAACTGGGCGACGACGCTCCCGAAGTTCGTAAAGGTTATGCCGCGGGACTACAAGCGCGTTCTGGCGCAGCGCAAGGCAAAGGCGCAAGACCGGGTAGCCGTGCAGGCGGGGGACTAAAGAGATTTAATGGGAAAGCCTACCGGTTTCATTGAGCTTAAGAAGGTGCCTCTGCCGAAGCGCCCGGTAAAAGAGCGCGTCGGCGACTACAAAGAGTTCCTCAAGGACTGGGACGAGAAGACCGCCAGAGAGCAGGGCGCGCGGTGCATGAACTGCTCCGTCCCCTTCTGCCACAAGGGCTGCCCGCTTGGCAACCTCATTCCGGACTGGAACGACCTGGTATACCGCGGCCGGTGGGAGCAGGCGCTCACAGCCCTTCACGCCACGAACAACTTCCCGGAGTTCACAGGCCGCGTCTGCCCCGCGCCGTGCGAGGCATCCTGCGTGCTGGCGATCAACCAGGACCCGGTGACGATCGAGTACATCGAGAAGAGCATCGCCGACCGCGGGTGGAAGGAAGGCTGGATCAAGCCCGAGCCGCCGACGTCGCGCACCGGCAAGAAGGTAGCCGTCGTCGGCTCCGGCCCTGCGGGCCTCGCTGCCGCGCAGCAGATCAACCGCGCCGGCCATTCGGTGACGGTGTTCGAGCGGGCGGACTACATCGGCGGCCTGCTTCGCCTCGGCATACCGGACTTCAAGCTGGAGAAGCAGGTAGTCCAGCGCCGGGTGGACCAGATGGAGGCGGAGGGCGTCACATTCCAGACCGGCGTGGAGGTCGGCAAGACCTTCCCGGCTGAGAAGCTCCTCAATGAGTACGATGGGGTCGTCCTTACCGGAGGCTCCACGAAGCCGCGCGACCTCCAGGCGCCCGGCCGCGATCTGAAGGGCGTGCACTTCGCAATGGAGTACCTTACCCAGCAAAACCTCATCAACGCCGGCGAAAAGGTCCCGGCGAAGAGCCGGATTTCCGCCGAGGGCAAGCGCGTCATCATCCTCGGCGGCGGCGACACAGGCTCAGACTGCCTGGGCACGGCGCACCGGCAGGGCGCTGAGGTAGTCTACCAGTTTGAGATCATGCCGGAGCCGCCCGCGTCCCGCCGGCCGGACAACCCATGGCCGCAATGGCCCACCATTCTGCGCTCTTCCTCGTCGCACGACGAGGGCGGCGTGCGGGACTACAGCATCCTCACCAAGCGCTTCTCCGGCGCCAACGGCAAGCTTGAGAAGATTCACGCTGTGAAGGTGGAGTGGGGCGCGCCCGACGCTTCCGGCCGCCCGACGATGCACGAGATCGACGGCAGCGAGTTCGAGATGGAGACCGACCTTGTCCTCCTCGCGATGGGCTTCCTCTACCCCGAGCCGGACGGCATGCTCGCCCAGCTTGGCGTCCAGCTCGACCGGCGCGGCAACGTGGTCACCACCGCGGACAAGATGACCAGTGTGCCCGGCATCTTCGCCGCGGGGGACATGGCGCGCGGGCAGTCACTGGTGGTGTGGGCGCTTGCCGAGGGCAGGGAGGCCGCGCGCGGCGTGGACAAGTACCTCATGGGGAAGACCAGCCTCCGGCCGGTGCTCTCCACGAGATAGAACAGCCAAACAGCCGAAGACCCCCTCTCTGTATCTCTCCCCCGGTGGGGGAGAGGAAAACCAAGAGCGTCCCTGCGGGAGGCTCCGAGAAGCAGCCCTGAAGGGGCACTTTCTCTCTTCCCCCTCCGGGGGAAGAATACAAGAAGGGGGTCTTTGGCTGTTCGGCCTTCAGTCTGTTCCTCTGTTTACCTATCCCAATCCCCGCCCCAATACTCCTTGGCAAAAACATCGTTACCCCTTTAGAGTATCGAAGTTTGGTTGACTTACGTGGTATAACCGATATAGGTGGGCGTCTTATCGTTAGCCTGCTTGACACCATTTCGGCCCGTAACCTGCGTTACGAAGACCCCTTACCCCCACACACGCTTACGGGAGCGCAAGTACTATGAACAAAGAAGAGCGAATACAACAAATCGCATACGAACTATGGGAAAAGGACGGCCGACCCCATGGAAAGGCAGCTGAGCACTATTACCGCGCCGAACGGATCTGGATGGCTGAGACACAGCAGAACGGTGATAACGGCGGCTCCCCTGCCTCATCGATTGCTCCGGTCATGACGGGCACGCCGGCGACGCCGTCTGCACGACGCGCGGCGCCAACCAAAAAGCCGACCAAAAATAGGCACGATTCCGCACTTCAACGTTCGTGATTAGAGGCCCGACTATACGCCCTTCGCCGCGATAAATGCCGCCAGGTCTGCCGTACGGCAGCTATAGCCCCACTCGTTGTCGTACCAGCCGACGACTTTCACCAGGTTCCCGCCCATAGACATCGTCGACAGGCCGTCGATGATGCTGCTGTTGGGGTTCCTGATAATGTCGCTGCTGACGATCGGCTCCTCGGTGTACTCGACGATGCCCTTAAGCGCGCCCGCCGCTGCGTCCTTATAGGCCTGGTTGATCTCCACAGGCGAAGCGTTCTTCTTGAGGTTGACGACCAGGTCCGTCACGGAGCCGGTGGGCGTGGGCACGCGGAAGGCCATGCCGTGGATCTTGCCGTTGAGGTCCGGCAGCACCAGGCCCACAGCCTTGGCCGCGCCGGTCGTTGTGGGGATGATGTTCACCGCGGCCGCGCGGGCGCGGCGCATGTCCTCGTGCACCTGGTCCAGGATCTTCTGGTCGTTCGTGTACGAATGAATAGTCGTCATGAGGCCGCGCTCGATGACGAAGTTGTCGTGCAGGACCTTGGCCATGGTCGCGACGCAGTTGGTTGTGCAGGATGCGTTCGAGATGATGTTGTGCTTCTTCGGGTCGTAGCTCTTCTCGTTGACGCCCAGCACAAGAGTCGCGTCCTCGCCCTTCGCCGGGGCGGAGATGATGACCTTTTTGGCGCCGCCCTCACGGTGACCGCCCGCCTTGGCAGCATCGGTAAACCGGCCAGTGGACTCTACGACGATGTCCACGCCGTAGTCTCGCCAGGCCAGCTTCGCCGGGTCCGTCCCCTGCATAACCTTGACGGAGTGCCCGTCGATGACAAGCTCCTTCTCTTTGGCCTCTACTTTGCCGGCGTATACGCCGTAGTTAGAGTCGTATTTGAACAGGTGGGCGTTCGTCTTCGTGTCCGCGAGGTCGTTGACGGCCACAACCTCGAGCTTGCCGGGGTGGCGCTCCATCATGGCGCGCAGCACCTGCCGGCCGATGCGCCCAAACCCGTTGATACCGACGCGAGTTGCCATTACTTACACCTCGTTGTGAATCATTCCGGAGCGGTTCATCTCTGGGCATAAACCTCGAACATCACCCATTATAAGCTCAATTCGGCTTATCACAAGGCAGGTGTGACGCGTAGCGTCACGGGCCCATAAGGCTCTTCACCGTCTTTAGTAGCTCCTCCGCGCCCTTCAGCGCCTCACGCGCTTCGTCTGGGTCATCATAGACTTGAAAGGGCACTCCCCCCTGGAAGCGCATCGGGATAGCGTGTCGGCGAATAGTATTTATCCAGTCGGTTTGCCAGATTTACAAAAGCCTCGAGAGGCGGAAAGGAACTTTTCAGATCGGCGACGAGCTCCACCAGAGAGTGCCCTCGAGCCGTCCTGTCGCCACGGTGATATGCCAGCGCCTTCAAACATTTCTCCGCCGTTTGATGGGAGACAAACAGGACATGTGAGTGAAACCCGCCGCTCAGAGAATGCTTGGCGATCGCTAACTCGTGTTCCGCCTGAAGGAACCATCGGCGTGCCTCACCCGGGCTATTCTTCATATATCACGACGCCTTGCTGGACAGCGTCCTCAAGAAATGCTCTACCTTCGGCAAGCATGGTGTCAAACTCTTGCGGAGTGTAGATAAGAACATCCATCGCTCTGGGCCACGCTTGAATAAGGCCTTCGAATAGCTCGTATCTCCTGGTCCACTTCAAATCGGTATCCACGACGATGATCAAATCGATGTCGCTGTACCTGTCCGCTATCCCATTTGCGTATGACCCGAAAAGAATGGCTTTAATTGCGCCGCCGCGCCTGAGGATTGGCGCGAACGCCTCCTTGATCTCGTCTATAGTCGGAATCCCCGTGAGCACCTTCGTGGGATTTGTCTGCATACAGGACCTACCTACACCTTCTTCTTGAGGAACCTGTCGTACGCGCTCATGCCGGCGTAAACGGCCCTGTCCTGGAGCTCTCCCTCAATACGGAGAATGCGGTTGTACTTGGCTGTCCGCTCTCCCCTGGCAGGCGCTCCCGTCTTGATCTGGCCCGCGGATACGCCCACGGCCAGGTCCGCAATGGTAGTATCTTCCGTCTCCCCTGAACGGTGGCTCACGACGGCGTTCCAGCCTGCCTGCCGGGTTGTCCGTATCGCCTCCAGCGTTTCGGAAACGGTGCCAATCTGGTTGAGCTTGATGAGGACTGCGTTCGCGGCCTTGCGCTCTATGCCCTGTTTGATTATTTTCGGGTTGGTCGTGAACAGGTCGTCGCCGACGAGCTGCACCCTGTCGCCGATGCGCTGGGTGAGCGCGGCCCACCCTTCCCAGTCCCCCTCCGCCAGACCGTCCTCGATGCTGATGATTGGGAAGTCGCGGACCCACTTCTCGTACATATCCACCATCTGCGCCGAAGTGAGTGTTGCGCCGTCCCTTGCAAGAGTGTACTTGCCGTCGGCCCAGAGCTCCGTCGCGGCCACGTCCAGGCCCATGAATACCTGCTTGCCGGGCGTGTACCCCGCCCGCTCGATGGCCTTGAGCACCAGCTCAAGAGACTCGCGGTTTGATGCCACCTTGAACGCAAAGCCGCCCTCATCGCCCACCGCCGTGCCCATGTGGCGCTCTTTCACGATCTTCTTCAGCGCCTGGTATATCTCCGAGCCTGCGCGGACCGCTTCGCGGAAGGACGCCACCCCTGCCGGGAGGACCATGAACTCCTGCATGTCGGCCGACTGCTCGGCGTGCTTGCCGCCGTTGAAAATGTTGAGCATAGGTGCCGGCAGCGTTATCGCGCCGTCCTTCGCAAAGTGCCTGTAGAGCGGCAACCCCTCCGCCATGGCCGCCGCGTGTGCGGCAGCCATGGAGACGCCCAGCATGGCGTTGGCGCCGAGGCGCGACTTGTTTTCCATGCCGTCCAGCTTGATGAGAAGGTCGTCCAGCGCCGCCTGGTCGAGGACGGACTTGCCCACGAGCGCGGCGGAGATCTCCTCGCGGACGCTCTTGATCGCCTTGAGCACGCCGTTGCCGCCGTAGCGCGACTTATCGCCGTCCCGGAGCTCCAGCGCCTCGTTAGCGCCCGTGCTGGCCCCGGACGGCACGGCGGCGCGCCCGATGAGCCCATTCGACGTAATCAGGTCTACCTCAATCGTCGGGTTGCCTCGGGAGTCGAGTATCTCCCTTGCATTCAGCCTTGCAATCGTGCTCAACATGACACCTCGTTATGGTCTCAGTACCGCCTCGCGGCCTTTGCGGGCCTCTCCACAGCCAGCGCCAGAGCCTTTTCGACGGCCTCCGCAGGGGTGGCGGCCGTCACAATGCCCGGGTCAGGCTCGCCGCCTCGCCTCAGCTCCCAGCTTCCCAGGCCGATCACCGGGATTCCGGTGTCCAGCGCCAGCGCGATCTCCGACAGGGTGCCGTAGAACCCTCCGACGGCGATAACCGCCCGGCCCGACTTGACAACGACAACGTTCCTGCCGTTTCCGAGGCCGGTGCAGATGGGGTAGTCCACCCATGGGTTGGCGTCGGTGGGGTCGTTGCCGGGAAGAATTCCGATCGTACAGCCGCTGGCGGACTTCGCGCCTTTGCAGGCAGCCGCCATCACCCCGGGGCCGCCCCCGCAGACGAGCGTGATCCCGCGGCGGCCGAGCTCGGCGCCTACCTGCTCGGCGAGCGCCTCTATCTCCGGCGTGGGCCTCCCTGCGCCGACAACCGATATCATCACGGGTGACACCCCGTCGCGGCGGATGTATACATATCGACAGGCCGCGCCTGTCCCATTGTTACACCGGAAATAGCGGATGTCTACACAGCTTTACGGGTGTGAGTGGCCGCGCACCTGGCTAGGTGCCGGTAGAAATGCTTTATTGAATACCTGCGAAGTAGCCACAATTAATTCATCGGCAATTGCGCGCATTTTCACAAAACAAAAGCGTTCCGATTTCGCGGAACGCCTCTCGAATTATCTATTCAATTGTAGTCCATCGGCCCTGCAATTTCAGTATTCACTACTGAAGGACCGCGCCCGTGAAGGGCATTTGCGGTGTGTCCCTATCGTTACGCAGGGCTCCCGGTTTCGCAAACCCTTACCGGCTGTATCACCCTGTTCCTGTACTATCCTGCCACGCCGGTAAGGGAATGAGAAGGAAACTTCCAGCACTGATGCGTCGCCATTAGTTGTCTAGCCAACTCATCCCTCCCTTCGGCTTGATCTTTCTTGAAGAAGCTCATCGCTTCTTCAAGTTCATACTACTACCAGACCCGCTTTTGTCAACGTTAATGCGCCGCATATTTTGAAATGTGACGCTCAAAGCTGCACGATTCATCGACGAATTCCGCAACACCAAATGTGTGAATTCCGTCACAGACACTGCGCCACTGCCGCCACGTGCGCCGGAGTGGTGCCGCAGCACCCTCCTACTACCCGCGCGCCCATGGCCCGCCACTTCTCCGCGTACGCCGCATGCACCTCCGGCGTGAATTCAGAATCCCCGACCACGTTGGGATACGCTCCGAAAGCCACGTCGAACTCCTCGATGAGCTTCGGCAGCGCAGCGGAGATCGCGTCCGGCCTGCTGCACATCGCCAGGACCGCCGATACGCCGGTCCCTGCCAGCGACTCAGCAAGCCGGCCGAAGGACTCCCCGCTCGCCATCAGTCCGCCCTCGGTCACGTTGCACACACCAAGGAGCACTGGAACGCCGAGGCCGGAGACCGACCGCACAGCCAGCACGCATTCCGCGACGCTGCTGTGGTACTCAAGCAGCAGAGCATCCACGCCCGCGCCCGCAAGAATCCGCGCCTGTTCGATATAGTCACGCGCCGCCCTTTCAGGCGCTATCGGCGCGCCCCGTGGTTTGGGCGGCGATATGCTGCCGGCGACATACGCCCCGGGCTTCACCGAGTCACGCGCACGCACCGCTATCTCCACGGCGCGGACGTTGATCTCCTCCAGGCGGCCGGCCATCTCCGGGATCCCGCGAAAGTCGAACTTCGCCCTGTTGGTGTTGAAGGTGTTGGTGGTGATGATGTCCGCGCCCGCTCGCAGGTAGTCCTCGTGCAGCGACTGGAGCTCTGCCGGCGCGTCCAGTACAGCGGTGGCCGATCGCGACGCTATGCCCTTCCTTACCGTGCCGTCGGACTCGCGCGAGTCGATGACGCCGCGCCTCTTGAGCTCGGTAGAGATCGCCCCGTCCAGCACCATAGCGCCGGCGGCGAGCCTGGTGACAAGGTCCGGTCGTGACATCGCCGAACACCTCCCGGTCTGAATTTACCGTCAGGCTCCCCCCATGCCCTCCCACAGCCCTTCGAAGAAGCTGCGCGCGTTCACCCCCAGCGTCCGCAAGTGGTATCCGCCCTCCTGCACGACCAGCGTCGGCAGGCGAAACGCGCCTATCGCTTGCCCGTTGCGCCTGAAGTCCTCCGCCCGGAGCAGCCACGTCCCGGCAGGGTCATTGCGCGCCGTATCCAGCCCGAGAGCGACGACAATGCAGGCCGGACCGAATTCCTCCGCGCGCCGGACAAGCCTGTCCAGCGCGCGTCGGTACGCGTCGCCGTCTACCCCCTCCATCAGCGGTACGTTGAGATTGAACCCTTCACCCGCGCCGGTGCCGGTCTCATCTTCAAAACCGCTGAAGTACGGGAACGCCACGCTCGGATGGCCGTGGATGGACATCGTCAGCACGTCATTGCGCCGGTAGAAGATCTCCTGCTGGCCGTTACCGTGATGGTAGTCCAGGTCAAAGACCGCCACCTTGCCGCGACGGCTCAGGTAGTTGGCCGCCACAGCGAGGGAGTTGAAGTAGCAGTACCCCCCAAAGTACCGGTGCTCCGCGTGGTGTCCCGGTGGCCGAATCAGGGCATACGCCGCCCGCGCCCCGTCCAGCATCGCCTCTGCCGCCGTCAATGCGCAGTCGACAGACTTCCTCGCCGTCACGTATCCGTTGCGCGTTATAGGCGTGAAGGTATCCAGGGAGTAGTAGGGCGCCTGCAACGTCAGGTCCGCAGGCAGCCTGTCCCTGTTCCTGATGGGCACTATGGAAGGCAGCAGCTCTTCGCCAGGCTCCAGGCAATTGATTACGTCCCCCATGAACCGGAAGAAGGCGGAGTCGTGGACAGCCAGGATGGGGTCTTCTCCGAATTGCCGGAGGGGCAGCCTGTCCCAGATCGGCATCGCTTCGACGCCGGCCAAAAGCGCGCGCAGCCGCTGCGGCGTCTCCTTGTAATCACGGTCACGCACGCGATGGACTTCGTGGCCGTCGCTGACGACCAGTCCGAAAAGCCGCGAGTCCACTGCGTTAGCCATTCGCGTTTACCTCTCCCCATCCGTCACGCCTCATCTAACCACACGGGCAGCGGGCTTTCAATGAACAATACTAGGCCGCGGCGAGTGCCACGGCCTAGTTGCCATCAGCGTGTATTCTGGGCGCCCCGGTGAATGCCGCCCTTATCGGTCCTTCTTCTTTTTCGACTCCACCGTATTCGAGAAGGTGTCCGTATCCGCGACCGTGCCATTTTCGTTGTAGCTGGTCACTGTCAGGTTCACCTTATCAAAGCTCAGCGCTAACCTCTTCCCATGGTCGCGGTACTTGTCGATCTGAACGTTCTCAAACTCGTAGGCTATCCGCACCACGGTCCCATCTTTCAGGGTCGAATCGATGTTCAGGTTCACGGTATCGAACATCGTACCGTCATCAGCCGCCGCAGCCAGGGCCGGGTCCGAAGAGTCCGGGACTTTGATTAGCTGGGCAATCCTGAGCTTGCTGAGCATCTTCTCTATCCGGTTCTTATTGCCTTTTCCGGGCTTTGGCTCAGCGATCTTCTCGAGCTTCTTCTGTACCTTCTCGACGTCACTCCAGTCGATATAACCTGGGTCTGTCGAGTCACCGTCCACTCCGTCGAACTTCACGTGAATCCCCGGGTCCGGAAGCGTTCCGCCGCCGCCCGGCAAGGTGCCGCCACCGCCAGGAAGTGTCCCGCCTCCACCGGGCAAGGTGCCGCCGTCCCCAGGGAGCGTACCGTCCGCAAACACCGGGCTCCGGCCCAGGCCGGAAAATACAACTAACCCCATAACCGCTACCGCTAGAAACGCCGCGAGCAAATAACCTCTGCCTATCCCAATTGCCTTCATTCTCAACCTCCACACCAGTTTTCCGCATCAGGCAATGGCCGTTCACCGGGGATCTCACCCCACGCCGGTCACACCCAAATCAGATGGCTTGGCACCATTTCTATCGCGGGATGGGAACTATATCAATCCCTGACTAAAACGTGCGCTCACTTACGTGGTTTTCCAGGAGGGCGCTTACGTGGAAACGCGGTGTCCATGGGCGGGAGAGGCCATACGGTGTCTACGTGTTGATTACCGCTTACCGTCTTCGATCCGGCCCAGCAGTCTAAGTAGTC from SAR202 cluster bacterium harbors:
- a CDS encoding HEPN domain-containing protein; its protein translation is MKNSPGEARRWFLQAEHELAIAKHSLSGGFHSHVLFVSHQTAEKCLKALAYHRGDRTARGHSLVELVADLKSSFPPLEAFVNLANRLDKYYSPTRYPDALPGGSALSSL
- the gap gene encoding type I glyceraldehyde-3-phosphate dehydrogenase, with the translated sequence MATRVGINGFGRIGRQVLRAMMERHPGKLEVVAVNDLADTKTNAHLFKYDSNYGVYAGKVEAKEKELVIDGHSVKVMQGTDPAKLAWRDYGVDIVVESTGRFTDAAKAGGHREGGAKKVIISAPAKGEDATLVLGVNEKSYDPKKHNIISNASCTTNCVATMAKVLHDNFVIERGLMTTIHSYTNDQKILDQVHEDMRRARAAAVNIIPTTTGAAKAVGLVLPDLNGKIHGMAFRVPTPTGSVTDLVVNLKKNASPVEINQAYKDAAAGALKGIVEYTEEPIVSSDIIRNPNSSIIDGLSTMSMGGNLVKVVGWYDNEWGYSCRTADLAAFIAAKGV
- a CDS encoding glutamate synthase subunit beta produces the protein MGKPTGFIELKKVPLPKRPVKERVGDYKEFLKDWDEKTAREQGARCMNCSVPFCHKGCPLGNLIPDWNDLVYRGRWEQALTALHATNNFPEFTGRVCPAPCEASCVLAINQDPVTIEYIEKSIADRGWKEGWIKPEPPTSRTGKKVAVVGSGPAGLAAAQQINRAGHSVTVFERADYIGGLLRLGIPDFKLEKQVVQRRVDQMEAEGVTFQTGVEVGKTFPAEKLLNEYDGVVLTGGSTKPRDLQAPGRDLKGVHFAMEYLTQQNLINAGEKVPAKSRISAEGKRVIILGGGDTGSDCLGTAHRQGAEVVYQFEIMPEPPASRRPDNPWPQWPTILRSSSSHDEGGVRDYSILTKRFSGANGKLEKIHAVKVEWGAPDASGRPTMHEIDGSEFEMETDLVLLAMGFLYPEPDGMLAQLGVQLDRRGNVVTTADKMTSVPGIFAAGDMARGQSLVVWALAEGREAARGVDKYLMGKTSLRPVLSTR
- a CDS encoding phosphopyruvate hydratase; translated protein: MLSTIARLNAREILDSRGNPTIEVDLITSNGLIGRAAVPSGASTGANEALELRDGDKSRYGGNGVLKAIKSVREEISAALVGKSVLDQAALDDLLIKLDGMENKSRLGANAMLGVSMAAAHAAAMAEGLPLYRHFAKDGAITLPAPMLNIFNGGKHAEQSADMQEFMVLPAGVASFREAVRAGSEIYQALKKIVKERHMGTAVGDEGGFAFKVASNRESLELVLKAIERAGYTPGKQVFMGLDVAATELWADGKYTLARDGATLTSAQMVDMYEKWVRDFPIISIEDGLAEGDWEGWAALTQRIGDRVQLVGDDLFTTNPKIIKQGIERKAANAVLIKLNQIGTVSETLEAIRTTRQAGWNAVVSHRSGETEDTTIADLAVGVSAGQIKTGAPARGERTAKYNRILRIEGELQDRAVYAGMSAYDRFLKKKV
- a CDS encoding DUF2934 domain-containing protein; amino-acid sequence: MNKEERIQQIAYELWEKDGRPHGKAAEHYYRAERIWMAETQQNGDNGGSPASSIAPVMTGTPATPSARRAAPTKKPTKNRHDSALQRS
- the gltB gene encoding glutamate synthase large subunit — encoded protein: MNLPKPVKQGLYDPRFEHDACGVGLVANVKGVKSAATIAQGLEVLINLGHRGAAGADPDTGDGCGILFQMPTAFFASEAVKLGFTLPPAGAYGVSMTFLPREARQRARCEKIIERVVAEEGCMLLGWRDVPVKPDAIGTLASRVRPFIRQFFVGRPAGSADKAPLELRLYVIRKQIEKAVAATQIKDVDQFYICSLSSTKIVYKGLILAHQLENFYPDLSNKDMVSAFALVHSRFSTNTLGTWRLAHPYRFIIHNGEINTLRGNINWMAAREANFASPLLGDDIKKLLPVVTPNQSDTATLDNALELLLASGRSLQHAMMMLIPEAWGEHITMDQAKKDFYEYHACLMEAWDGPALVIGTDGTKVCAILDRNGLRPCRYLVTKDDLLVMASETGVLDIPEEKILYKWRIQPGRMFMLDTAEGRIVDDTEIKNGLTTLKPYGKWLKENKVTMDQLPEPKKVHKPDFETLIERQKAFGYTQEDIRVTLEPMATTGAEPVGSMGTDTPLAVLSDQTPLLFQYFKQLFAQVSNPPLDAIREELVTSVATFIGAEGNLFDETPQQARMLKIKKPLLTNKDLEKIRAIDRPGLKAKTLSTLFRPSEGRGALESAMEKLFAQVSQAVREGHSIIILSDRGVDHEYAHIPSLMAVSGVHHHLIREGARTKVGLVIESGEPREIAHFSLLFGYGAVAINPYLAYETLAQMVAGDQFLQNVDYATAEANFNKAISKGVVKVMSKMGISTLQSYRGAQIFEAVGLSNDFVNKYFAWTVSRIGGVGIEHIEEESRTRHAYAYLDRKVKGNPELKVGGQYQWRNEGEYHMWNPDTIATLQFAARTNNPKTFKEFSDFVDNQNRSLCTIRGLLDFKKAEKPVALEEVEPAKEIVKRFATGAASLGSISREAHETMAIAMNRVGGRSNTGEGGEDFHRYTKDANGDSRSSAIKQVASGRFGVTANYLANATDLQIKMAQGSKPGEGGQLPGHKVDEYIGWVRNSTPGVELISPPPHHDIYSIEDLAQLIFDLKNSNPAARIHVKLVSEAGVGTIAAGVAKGHGDVVLISGDSGGTGASPESSIKNAGLPWELGVAEAQQVLVMNDLRGRIVVQTDGQLKTGRDVAVACLLGAEEFGFATAPLIVMGCIMLRKCHLNTCSVGIATQDPALRKKFAGQPEHVINYFFFVAEQLRQVMAEMGFRTVDEMVGRVDRLDTKRAIEHWKAKGLDFSGLLHMPKVPKGVATHHKQDQDHGMWKVLDRKLIERSKQAIEHKQQVSFDLPIRNANRSTGTMLSYEIAKRYGEEGLPEDTIKIRFKGSAGQSFAAFLAKGVTFHLEGDGNDYFCKGLSGGKVIVTPKTGSHLQADRNVIAGNVALYGATGGKAFIHGVVGERFAVRSSGAEAVVEAVGDHGCEYMTRGRVVVLGPTGRNFAAGMSGGEAYVLNESGRFESLCNTEMVDLEPVTAPEDIETLRSLVYEHFCHTGSATAKRVLDNWATTLPKFVKVMPRDYKRVLAQRKAKAQDRVAVQAGD
- a CDS encoding TIGR00725 family protein produces the protein MISVVGAGRPTPEIEALAEQVGAELGRRGITLVCGGGPGVMAAACKGAKSASGCTIGILPGNDPTDANPWVDYPICTGLGNGRNVVVVKSGRAVIAVGGFYGTLSEIALALDTGIPVIGLGSWELRRGGEPDPGIVTAATPAEAVEKALALAVERPAKAARRY
- a CDS encoding nucleotidyltransferase domain-containing protein, yielding MQTNPTKVLTGIPTIDEIKEAFAPILRRGGAIKAILFGSYANGIADRYSDIDLIIVVDTDLKWTRRYELFEGLIQAWPRAMDVLIYTPQEFDTMLAEGRAFLEDAVQQGVVIYEE